In Methanofollis sp., the following proteins share a genomic window:
- a CDS encoding metalloregulator ArsR/SmtB family transcription factor — translation MDNDICTVRCIHQDAVEEAREHLIDDQTSQAVAGIFKIFGDPTRVRILSALSRRELCVCDLSVLLGMSQSAISHQLRLLRGANLVTFRREGKVAYYALADDHVTDLLRAGAAHARE, via the coding sequence ATGGATAACGACATCTGCACGGTCAGGTGCATCCACCAGGATGCCGTCGAGGAGGCCAGAGAGCATCTCATCGACGACCAGACCAGCCAGGCCGTCGCCGGGATCTTCAAGATCTTCGGGGACCCGACCCGGGTCAGGATCCTCTCCGCCCTGAGTCGCAGGGAACTCTGCGTCTGCGACCTCTCGGTCCTGCTCGGAATGAGCCAGTCGGCGATCTCCCACCAGCTACGTCTGCTGCGGGGGGCAAACCTGGTGACCTTCAGGAGAGAAGGGAAGGTGGCCTATTATGCCCTTGCCGACGACCACGTGACCGACCTGCTCAGGGCGGGGGCCGCACATGCACGGGAGTGA